From Solidesulfovibrio carbinoliphilus subsp. oakridgensis, the proteins below share one genomic window:
- the vapB gene encoding type II toxin-antitoxin system antitoxin VapB produces MQEAKLFINGRSQAVRLPKEFRFEGETVCIKRVGKAVVLLPKLRPFDGLFEALSRFSPDFMEERNQPPVQEREASFS; encoded by the coding sequence ATGCAGGAAGCCAAGCTTTTCATCAACGGACGGAGCCAGGCTGTGCGACTCCCCAAGGAATTCCGGTTCGAGGGCGAAACCGTGTGCATCAAGCGGGTGGGCAAGGCTGTGGTGCTTTTGCCCAAGCTCCGGCCGTTTGACGGCCTCTTTGAGGCGCTTTCGCGCTTCAGCCCGGATTTCATGGAAGAACGGAACCAGCCCCCGGTGCAGGAACGGGAAGCTTCCTTTTCATGA
- the vapC gene encoding type II toxin-antitoxin system tRNA(fMet)-specific endonuclease VapC, with translation MTYLLDTNICIYCMRHNPPAVRQRFENLSAGDVAISSITVAELEYGVAKSRSREQNAEALEAFLLPLDILPFDAAAAAAYGLIRAGLERRGEVIGSMDMLIAAQALAAGLVVVTNNLREFPRVPGLACENWVQ, from the coding sequence ATGACCTACCTGCTTGATACCAATATCTGCATCTACTGCATGCGACACAATCCACCGGCCGTGCGGCAACGGTTCGAGAACCTGTCCGCCGGCGACGTGGCCATTTCGTCCATAACCGTGGCGGAACTCGAATACGGCGTCGCCAAGTCCAGGTCACGGGAACAAAACGCCGAGGCCCTGGAAGCTTTTCTCCTGCCCCTCGATATCCTCCCTTTCGATGCAGCGGCCGCCGCGGCCTATGGCCTGATCCGGGCCGGTCTGGAAAGACGCGGCGAGGTCATCGGCTCCATGGACATGCTGATCGCCGCCCAGGCGCTTGCGGCCGGCTTGGTGGTTGTCACCAATAATCTGCGCGAGTTCCCCCGCGTTCCGGGACTTGCCTGTGAGAATTGGGTGCAATAG
- a CDS encoding valine--tRNA ligase has translation MTSEALSKGYEPADVEARWIAYWQEEKTFTPDPDGPGEPYSIVIPPPNVTGALHMGHALNVTIQDILCRYHRQRGRNVLWVPGTDHAGIATQNVVERSLAAEGVSREELGREAFVERVWKWREEYGGKILNQIRCLGASVDWTRERFTFDEGLSKAVREVFVRLYDEGLIYRGDYIINWCPRCHTALADLEVEYAPHIGKLYHIRYPVEGTDQFVTVATTRPETMLGDTAVAVHPDDERYKEFVGKHVILPLVGRRIPIIADAYVEREFGTGCLKVTPAHDMNDFELGRKHGLEVISVQDEAGRINENAPEKYRGLDRLAARKAVVEELKDLMLLDDIRDYEHNVGECYRCRTVIEPYVSKQWFVKTGPLAKVARQAVEDGRTTILPDQWTKTYYDWLDNIRDWCVSRQIWWGHRIPAWTCDACGELIVSREDPTTCPACGGSALTRDPDVLDTWFSSALWPFSTLGWPDETKELKAFYPTSVLVTAFDILFFWVARMMMMGLHFRHEVPFKQVYIHALVRDAEGKKMSKSLGNVIDPLIMMERYGTDALRFTLAAFAAMGRDIKLSEDRIEGYRHFVNKLWNAARFALMHVSGGAPEMELAEAAKAGLGHAMILSRLERLKQTVGAAIESYQFNEAAQELYGFFWREFCDWYLEMAKVDLGGEDEAKKGAAKRVLLTVLSDVLTLMHPFMPFVTQEIWSKLPGVAEPNLAKVPYPAAHPELVSDAAEADMELLKSVVVGVRNIRAELNINPGVKLTALVHTENAAEAASLAANAAMIGFMAKLETFTAGLDVVAPKASASAAAGTCALYVPLSGAVDFDVEILRLSKEEVKTVKELTIVEKKLGNDDFVSRAPADVVAKEREKQDSLAERLARLRELKDRIRKLMADE, from the coding sequence ATGACCAGCGAGGCCCTTTCCAAGGGGTATGAGCCGGCCGACGTCGAGGCCCGGTGGATCGCGTACTGGCAGGAAGAGAAGACTTTCACCCCGGATCCCGACGGACCCGGGGAACCCTACAGCATCGTCATCCCGCCGCCGAACGTCACCGGCGCCCTGCATATGGGCCATGCCTTGAACGTCACCATCCAGGATATCCTGTGCCGCTACCACCGCCAGCGGGGGAGAAACGTCCTGTGGGTGCCGGGCACGGACCACGCCGGCATCGCCACGCAAAACGTGGTGGAACGGTCCCTGGCCGCCGAGGGCGTCTCCCGCGAGGAACTCGGCCGCGAGGCCTTCGTCGAGCGCGTCTGGAAATGGCGCGAGGAATACGGCGGAAAAATTCTCAACCAGATCAGGTGCCTGGGCGCGTCGGTGGACTGGACCCGGGAACGCTTCACCTTTGACGAGGGCTTGTCCAAGGCCGTGCGCGAAGTCTTCGTGCGCCTCTACGACGAGGGCCTTATTTACCGGGGCGACTACATCATCAACTGGTGCCCGCGCTGCCACACCGCCCTGGCCGATCTCGAAGTGGAATACGCCCCGCACATCGGCAAGCTCTACCACATCCGCTACCCGGTCGAGGGCACGGACCAGTTCGTGACGGTGGCCACCACCCGCCCGGAAACCATGCTCGGCGACACGGCCGTGGCCGTCCACCCGGACGACGAACGCTACAAGGAATTCGTCGGCAAGCACGTCATCCTGCCGCTCGTCGGCCGGCGCATTCCGATTATCGCCGACGCCTACGTGGAGCGGGAATTCGGCACCGGGTGCCTGAAGGTCACCCCGGCCCACGACATGAACGACTTCGAGCTCGGCCGCAAACACGGCCTGGAGGTCATAAGCGTCCAGGACGAGGCCGGCCGCATCAACGAGAACGCGCCCGAGAAGTACCGGGGCCTCGACCGGCTGGCCGCCCGCAAGGCCGTGGTCGAGGAGCTCAAAGACCTGATGCTTTTGGACGACATCCGCGACTACGAGCACAACGTCGGCGAGTGCTACCGCTGCCGCACGGTCATCGAGCCCTATGTGTCCAAGCAGTGGTTCGTCAAAACCGGTCCCCTGGCCAAGGTGGCGCGCCAGGCCGTGGAAGACGGCCGGACCACCATCCTGCCCGACCAGTGGACCAAGACCTATTACGACTGGCTGGACAACATCCGCGACTGGTGCGTCTCGCGCCAGATCTGGTGGGGCCACCGCATCCCGGCCTGGACCTGCGACGCCTGCGGGGAGCTGATCGTCTCCCGCGAGGACCCGACCACCTGCCCGGCCTGCGGCGGCTCCGCCCTCACCCGCGACCCGGATGTGCTGGACACCTGGTTCTCCTCGGCCCTGTGGCCGTTTTCGACCTTGGGCTGGCCGGACGAGACCAAGGAACTGAAGGCCTTCTATCCGACCTCGGTCCTGGTCACGGCCTTTGACATCCTCTTTTTCTGGGTGGCCCGCATGATGATGATGGGCCTGCACTTCCGCCACGAAGTGCCGTTCAAGCAGGTCTACATCCACGCCCTGGTCCGCGACGCCGAGGGCAAGAAGATGAGCAAGTCGCTTGGCAACGTCATCGATCCGCTGATCATGATGGAGCGTTACGGCACCGACGCCCTGCGCTTCACCCTGGCCGCCTTCGCGGCCATGGGCCGGGACATCAAGCTGTCCGAGGACCGGATCGAAGGCTACCGGCATTTCGTCAACAAGCTGTGGAACGCGGCCCGGTTCGCGCTCATGCATGTCTCCGGCGGAGCCCCGGAGATGGAGCTGGCCGAGGCGGCCAAGGCCGGCCTCGGCCACGCCATGATCCTTTCGCGCCTGGAACGGCTGAAACAGACGGTTGGCGCGGCCATCGAGTCGTACCAGTTCAACGAGGCGGCCCAGGAGCTCTACGGCTTTTTCTGGCGCGAGTTCTGCGACTGGTACCTGGAGATGGCCAAGGTGGATCTCGGCGGCGAGGACGAGGCCAAAAAAGGCGCGGCCAAGCGGGTGCTCCTGACGGTCCTGTCCGACGTCCTGACCCTCATGCACCCCTTCATGCCCTTCGTGACCCAGGAGATCTGGAGCAAGCTGCCGGGTGTCGCCGAGCCCAACCTGGCCAAGGTGCCCTACCCCGCCGCCCACCCGGAGCTTGTCTCCGACGCGGCCGAAGCCGACATGGAGCTTCTGAAATCCGTGGTGGTCGGAGTGCGCAACATCCGGGCCGAACTCAACATCAATCCGGGCGTCAAGCTGACCGCCCTGGTCCATACGGAAAACGCGGCCGAGGCGGCCTCGCTTGCGGCCAACGCGGCCATGATCGGCTTCATGGCCAAGCTCGAGACGTTTACGGCCGGCCTGGACGTGGTCGCGCCCAAGGCCTCGGCCTCGGCCGCGGCCGGCACCTGCGCCCTGTACGTGCCCCTGTCCGGGGCGGTCGATTTCGACGTGGAGATCCTGCGCCTGTCCAAGGAAGAGGTCAAAACGGTCAAGGAGCTGACCATTGTCGAGAAAAAGCTCGGCAACGACGACTTCGTGTCCCGGGCCCCGGCCGACGTGGTGGCCAAGGAACGCGAGAAGCAGGATTCCCTGGCCGAACGGCTGGCCAGGCTGCGGGAATTGAAAGACAGGATCAGGAAGCTGATGGCCGACGAGTAG
- a CDS encoding HDOD domain-containing protein gives MSANPVLTPGPDPAARDPAATAGSDFAARFLQCGQPRRAVSPGPVPPPPAPDDLGAAASVSLAEINPPPLPQAFLALRRAAENPMSRVADVATVIAMDPSLAAYVLRLANSALYSPKSRVETVSRAVATIGLGEIETMAAGAMLGRLFEKPPRPDLLRLDDFWRHAVAVGILSRALADRVGERGGERFFVAGLLHDMGRLVLAVAEPGLAASALARTAGGRLPLDAAERLELGFDHAALGGRIVAKWRLPDTLAMAVAGHHEPGLCPDNLMAAAVHAADFMANALGARPSPGTGMPRLDERVLPAFNLAAADPQEFLGILDEGLAAMTALVAP, from the coding sequence ATGTCAGCCAACCCCGTTTTGACGCCAGGCCCGGACCCGGCGGCGAGGGATCCGGCCGCCACGGCCGGTTCGGATTTCGCCGCCCGGTTCCTGCAATGCGGCCAACCGCGCCGGGCCGTGTCCCCCGGACCGGTCCCGCCGCCGCCTGCCCCCGACGACCTCGGCGCGGCCGCGTCCGTCTCCCTGGCCGAAATCAATCCCCCGCCCCTGCCCCAGGCGTTTCTGGCCCTGCGCCGGGCGGCCGAGAATCCCATGAGCCGCGTGGCCGACGTGGCCACGGTCATCGCCATGGACCCGAGCCTGGCCGCCTATGTCCTGCGCCTGGCCAACAGCGCCCTTTACAGTCCCAAATCCCGGGTGGAAACGGTGTCCCGGGCCGTGGCCACCATCGGACTTGGCGAGATCGAGACCATGGCCGCCGGGGCCATGCTCGGCCGGCTGTTCGAAAAGCCGCCCCGGCCGGATCTTTTGCGTCTGGACGATTTCTGGAGGCACGCCGTGGCCGTCGGCATCCTGTCCCGGGCCCTGGCCGACCGGGTGGGGGAGCGGGGCGGGGAACGGTTTTTCGTGGCCGGGCTGCTCCACGACATGGGCCGGCTGGTGCTGGCCGTGGCCGAGCCCGGCCTGGCCGCCTCGGCCCTGGCCCGGACGGCCGGGGGACGCCTGCCCCTGGACGCGGCCGAGCGCCTGGAGCTGGGGTTCGACCACGCGGCCCTTGGCGGCCGGATCGTGGCCAAGTGGCGGCTGCCGGACACCCTGGCCATGGCCGTGGCCGGGCACCACGAACCCGGGCTTTGCCCGGACAACCTCATGGCCGCGGCCGTGCACGCCGCGGATTTCATGGCCAACGCCCTGGGGGCCAGGCCTTCGCCCGGGACGGGGATGCCCCGCCTGGATGAGCGGGTCCTGCCGGCCTTCAACCTGGCGGCCGCCGATCCGCAGGAGTTCCTCGGCATCCTGGACGAGGGGCTGGCGGCCATGACCGCCCTGGTGGCCCCGTGA
- a CDS encoding CBS domain-containing protein translates to MFQRKVGELAKRPHLVAADASVTQAAAVMAREGVSCLAAVTGAKVVGFLTERDLVRHLDVDLEPHTPIREFLSRPTGAIARDLPVSEAVKLMLERRVRHLAVVDFGGSLLGLVTDKELVDALAVDFMVESVTCRQLMRPDTAALPPDRPVREALALMRLRNVGCILVVADGRPAGIFSERDATARIMGRPERLAEPLSGHMSAPVVAVPADALVYKVILFMRQKGVRRVAVIEADGTLSGILTQQDILAYARRLD, encoded by the coding sequence ATGTTCCAGCGCAAGGTCGGCGAACTGGCCAAACGGCCCCATCTGGTCGCCGCGGATGCGTCGGTGACCCAGGCGGCGGCCGTCATGGCCCGGGAAGGCGTGAGCTGCCTGGCCGCAGTCACCGGGGCCAAGGTCGTGGGCTTTCTGACCGAGCGCGATCTGGTCCGCCACCTGGACGTGGACCTGGAACCGCACACCCCCATCCGGGAGTTCCTCTCCCGCCCGACCGGGGCCATCGCCCGGGACCTGCCGGTCAGCGAGGCCGTCAAGCTGATGCTGGAACGGCGGGTGCGCCATCTGGCCGTGGTGGATTTCGGCGGCTCGCTCCTCGGGCTGGTCACGGACAAGGAACTCGTGGACGCCCTGGCCGTGGACTTCATGGTGGAGAGCGTCACCTGCCGCCAGCTCATGCGGCCAGACACCGCCGCCCTGCCCCCGGATCGGCCGGTGCGGGAAGCCCTGGCCCTCATGCGCCTTCGAAACGTGGGCTGCATCCTGGTCGTGGCCGATGGCAGGCCGGCCGGCATCTTCAGCGAACGCGACGCCACGGCCCGGATCATGGGCCGCCCCGAACGCCTGGCCGAGCCCCTGTCCGGACACATGAGCGCGCCGGTGGTCGCAGTGCCCGCGGACGCCCTGGTCTACAAGGTCATCCTCTTCATGCGCCAGAAGGGCGTGCGCCGGGTGGCGGTCATCGAGGCCGACGGCACCCTGTCCGGCATCCTCACCCAGCAAGACATCCTGGCCTACGCCCGCCGCCTGGACTGA
- a CDS encoding RrF2 family transcriptional regulator, with the protein MAVTQKCQYALRALFELARRKGQGPVPAGGIADSQAIPKRFLEVILHQLRQGGFVDSQRGKEGGFYLARPAASVTVGEVIRFMDGPISPVDCHRERPGHDCPLRGRCVFRGLWDDARAALVQVYDTRTLEDLVEEERRLEVHAPALHYEI; encoded by the coding sequence ATGGCGGTCACCCAGAAGTGCCAATACGCCTTGCGCGCCCTGTTCGAGCTGGCCCGGCGCAAGGGCCAGGGGCCGGTGCCGGCCGGCGGCATCGCCGACAGCCAGGCCATCCCCAAGCGGTTCCTGGAAGTCATCCTGCACCAGCTGCGCCAGGGCGGCTTCGTGGATTCCCAGCGGGGCAAGGAAGGCGGGTTCTACCTCGCCCGGCCGGCCGCGTCCGTGACCGTCGGCGAGGTCATCCGCTTCATGGACGGGCCCATAAGCCCGGTGGACTGCCACCGGGAACGGCCGGGACACGACTGCCCGCTGCGCGGGCGCTGCGTGTTCCGGGGCCTGTGGGACGACGCCCGGGCGGCCCTGGTCCAGGTCTACGACACCCGGACCCTGGAGGACCTGGTGGAGGAGGAGCGGCGCCTGGAAGTCCACGCCCCGGCGCTCCACTACGAGATTTGA
- a CDS encoding EAL and HDOD domain-containing protein, with amino-acid sequence MTLAPESNYAVARHPIYRVDGDVFGYELLYRTVGGPNAAVLPSDEEATVAVLGNGIHAISQDIAPDKRLFINFSREILEKGYHRFLDPDRFVIEVLEHVACDAGFTELVRSIRGAGFVLALDDYVGDPAFDPILPFVTFVKIDFLALRGDPGRLEAVIEACQASGKTVLAEKVETEADIVFCRKRGVPLAQGFFYSRPQVVTAKILEANQAVKLNLLAEVTRPDIDVGKIREIIGSDVSLTYKLLRHVNSARFYRGQPVASLDFAIKVLGRTALASWISVNLLGSLGSSPKDRELAFASAVRGRFLALADQSRTGHACHRDQAICLLGLLSLLDAMLGVPMEKALAGLTIDADMRLALLGRPGPKGTCLDLCRGFEGLSDARAKAALRTAGLQPAAATAAYFQALAWAAAMFRS; translated from the coding sequence ATGACCCTTGCCCCGGAATCCAACTACGCCGTGGCCCGCCACCCCATCTACCGGGTGGACGGAGACGTGTTCGGCTACGAATTGCTCTACCGCACCGTGGGCGGCCCCAACGCCGCCGTCCTGCCGTCCGACGAGGAGGCGACCGTGGCCGTCCTTGGCAACGGCATCCACGCCATCTCCCAGGACATCGCCCCGGACAAGCGCCTTTTCATCAATTTTTCCCGGGAAATCCTGGAGAAGGGCTACCACCGGTTCCTCGATCCCGACCGGTTCGTCATCGAGGTGCTGGAACACGTGGCCTGCGACGCCGGCTTCACGGAACTGGTGCGGTCCATCCGGGGGGCCGGCTTTGTCCTGGCCCTCGACGACTACGTGGGCGATCCCGCCTTTGATCCGATCCTGCCCTTCGTGACCTTCGTCAAGATCGATTTCCTGGCCCTGCGCGGCGACCCCGGCCGGCTCGAGGCCGTCATCGAGGCCTGCCAGGCCTCGGGCAAGACCGTGCTGGCCGAAAAGGTGGAGACCGAGGCGGACATCGTTTTTTGCCGTAAGCGGGGGGTGCCCCTGGCCCAGGGCTTTTTCTACAGCCGGCCGCAGGTGGTCACGGCCAAGATCCTGGAGGCCAACCAGGCGGTCAAGCTGAACCTCCTGGCCGAGGTCACCCGCCCGGACATCGACGTGGGCAAGATCCGCGAAATCATCGGGTCCGACGTGTCGCTCACCTACAAGCTCCTGCGCCACGTCAATTCCGCCCGGTTCTACCGGGGCCAGCCCGTGGCGTCCCTGGACTTCGCCATAAAGGTCCTTGGCCGGACGGCCCTGGCCAGCTGGATTTCCGTCAACCTGCTGGGCTCCCTCGGCTCGTCGCCCAAGGACCGGGAACTGGCCTTCGCCTCGGCCGTCAGGGGGCGGTTTCTGGCCCTGGCCGACCAGTCCCGGACCGGGCACGCCTGCCACCGAGACCAGGCCATCTGCCTGCTCGGGCTCCTGTCGCTCCTCGACGCCATGCTCGGCGTGCCCATGGAAAAGGCCTTGGCCGGCCTCACCATCGACGCGGACATGCGTCTGGCCCTGCTTGGCCGGCCGGGCCCCAAGGGGACCTGCCTGGATCTTTGCCGGGGATTCGAAGGCCTGTCGGACGCGCGGGCCAAGGCCGCCCTGCGGACGGCCGGCCTGCAGCCGGCGGCGGCCACGGCGGCCTATTTCCAAGCCCTGGCCTGGGCCGCGGCGATGTTTCGAAGCTGA
- a CDS encoding amidohydrolase family protein, with product MPHPARPRAVTARLMLPMIPGAGRVDDAAVLFAGRRILAAGPRRQVLGDFSGPVEDLGDAVLVPGLINAHVHLELSGLGGQSPRGAGFPAWAAWLAGRDLSPPPAAVLAAAVRRMAATGTAGVIDVGSRAGPAVVAALAAQGLSGLVCHEYIGFRRPPADLPPVLPPALEAAVRQAPGVRAAPSGHALYSTSPDSLRRAREACRRLCAPFCLHVAETAGEVALLATGTGELAALFRGRLVPKGYRPPGRTPVAEALSLGLLGPDALAVHAVWLSGADRRLLAETGTAVCLCPRSNRHIGVGTADAPALFAAGVPLCLGTDSLASNDDLDLWNEVRALLADHPDFPGQALLPALTTTPARLLGRDRELGLLAPGAVGGYAVIPPDLAARLA from the coding sequence ATGCCCCATCCTGCCCGGCCGCGCGCCGTGACGGCCCGGCTCATGCTGCCCATGATCCCCGGAGCCGGCCGCGTGGACGACGCGGCCGTGCTTTTTGCCGGCCGCCGGATCCTGGCCGCCGGCCCGCGCCGGCAGGTCCTTGGCGATTTCAGCGGCCCGGTCGAGGACCTCGGCGACGCGGTGCTCGTGCCCGGGCTTATAAACGCCCACGTCCACCTGGAACTCTCCGGCCTTGGCGGCCAGTCCCCGCGCGGGGCCGGATTCCCGGCCTGGGCCGCCTGGCTGGCCGGCCGGGACCTGTCCCCGCCGCCGGCGGCGGTCCTGGCGGCGGCCGTGCGGCGGATGGCCGCCACCGGCACGGCCGGGGTCATCGACGTGGGGAGCCGGGCCGGGCCGGCCGTGGTCGCGGCTCTGGCGGCCCAGGGGCTTTCGGGGCTCGTGTGCCACGAATATATCGGCTTTCGACGCCCGCCGGCCGACCTGCCGCCTGTCCTGCCCCCGGCCCTGGAAGCCGCCGTCCGCCAGGCGCCCGGCGTCCGGGCCGCTCCAAGCGGCCACGCCCTCTATTCCACCAGCCCCGACAGCCTGCGCCGGGCCAGGGAGGCCTGCCGGCGCCTTTGCGCCCCCTTTTGCCTGCATGTGGCCGAGACGGCCGGAGAGGTGGCGCTTTTGGCCACGGGCACGGGCGAGCTGGCCGCGCTTTTCCGGGGGCGGCTTGTGCCCAAGGGCTACCGGCCGCCCGGCCGAACGCCCGTGGCCGAGGCCCTGTCCCTCGGGCTTCTGGGGCCGGATGCCCTGGCTGTCCACGCCGTGTGGCTGTCCGGGGCGGACAGGCGCCTCCTGGCCGAGACCGGGACCGCGGTCTGCCTGTGCCCGCGCAGCAACCGCCACATCGGCGTGGGCACGGCCGACGCCCCGGCCCTCTTCGCCGCCGGCGTGCCCTTGTGCCTCGGCACGGACAGCCTGGCCTCCAACGACGACCTGGACCTCTGGAACGAGGTCCGGGCCCTGCTGGCCGACCACCCGGATTTCCCGGGTCAGGCCCTGCTTCCCGCCCTGACCACGACCCCGGCCCGGCTCCTCGGCCGCGACCGGGAACTGGGCCTCCTGGCTCCGGGAGCTGTCGGCGGCTATGCCGTCATCCCCCCGGACCTGGCCGCCCGGCTGGCCTGA
- a CDS encoding radical SAM protein, whose product MQVTPQGRGQAAGNGPKAGRAGRFFRHPEPGGTAGPVWPVFLTFKGCPGRCLFCAQPLQTGRPPRPLSRTLDAMSAGLEAAGRAGRGPYELAFYGGVFTGLPEPWPERFLAEAIRLRERGLVTRVRCSTRPDACDPARLARLAAAGLSLVELGAQTFDDGVLAASGRGHDAAATRRAARAVRAAGLSLGLQLLPGLPGHTPAAFARDAAETAALGPEIVRLYPCLVVAGTPLAALYRAGRYAPWDLGTTLAALAGALPVLWRAGARVARIGLAPQPDFDAAILAGPVHPALGARVRALALCDLVAAEVRALGGPAAGLAAPARFAGQFFGHGRELVPRYQALGLGPGTVRFEDREDFFLAARAV is encoded by the coding sequence TTGCAGGTGACGCCACAAGGCCGCGGCCAGGCGGCCGGGAACGGGCCCAAAGCCGGCCGGGCAGGCCGATTTTTCCGGCATCCCGAGCCCGGGGGAACGGCCGGCCCGGTCTGGCCGGTTTTCCTGACATTCAAGGGCTGTCCGGGCCGCTGCCTCTTTTGCGCCCAGCCTCTCCAGACCGGCCGGCCGCCCCGGCCCCTGTCCCGGACCCTGGACGCCATGAGCGCCGGTCTCGAAGCGGCCGGCCGGGCCGGGCGCGGCCCCTACGAACTGGCCTTTTACGGCGGCGTTTTCACCGGCCTGCCCGAGCCCTGGCCCGAGCGGTTCCTGGCCGAAGCCATCCGCCTGCGGGAAAGGGGCCTCGTCACCCGGGTGCGGTGCTCGACCCGGCCGGACGCCTGCGACCCGGCCCGGCTGGCCCGGCTGGCCGCCGCCGGCCTCTCGCTCGTCGAACTCGGGGCCCAGACCTTTGACGACGGCGTCCTGGCCGCCTCGGGCCGGGGCCACGACGCCGCCGCCACCCGCCGGGCGGCCCGGGCCGTCCGGGCCGCCGGCCTGTCCCTCGGGCTCCAGCTCTTGCCCGGGCTCCCGGGCCACACGCCGGCGGCCTTCGCCCGGGACGCGGCCGAGACCGCGGCCCTTGGCCCGGAGATCGTGCGCCTCTACCCCTGCCTGGTGGTCGCGGGCACGCCCCTTGCCGCCCTGTACCGGGCCGGCCGGTACGCCCCCTGGGACCTCGGCACGACGCTTGCCGCCCTGGCCGGGGCCCTGCCGGTCCTGTGGCGGGCCGGGGCCCGGGTGGCTCGGATTGGCCTGGCCCCGCAGCCGGATTTCGATGCCGCCATCCTGGCCGGGCCTGTCCATCCGGCCCTGGGCGCCCGGGTCCGGGCCCTGGCCCTTTGCGACCTGGTCGCCGCCGAGGTCCGGGCCCTCGGCGGGCCGGCGGCGGGCCTGGCCGCGCCGGCCCGGTTCGCGGGCCAGTTTTTCGGCCACGGCCGCGAGCTTGTCCCGCGCTACCAGGCCCTCGGGCTCGGGCCCGGGACCGTGCGCTTCGAGGACCGGGAGGATTTCTTCCTGGCGGCGCGGGCCGTTTGA
- a CDS encoding HIT family protein: MEHADCLFCKIVKGAIPCAKVYETEAVLAFLDINPVTPGHTLVIPKAHHPTLFDLPEEVGCRLFAALPPLGRAILEATGATGLNVQMNNRESAGQVIFHAHLHLIPRRAGDGLHLWPSRPYPDDAAREAVARAVREALTAAS, encoded by the coding sequence ATGGAACACGCGGACTGCCTTTTCTGCAAGATCGTCAAGGGCGCGATCCCTTGCGCCAAAGTTTACGAAACCGAGGCCGTGTTGGCCTTCCTGGACATCAACCCCGTGACCCCGGGCCATACCCTGGTCATTCCCAAGGCGCACCACCCCACCCTGTTCGACCTGCCCGAGGAGGTCGGCTGCCGCCTGTTCGCGGCGCTGCCCCCCCTTGGCCGGGCCATCCTGGAAGCCACCGGAGCCACCGGGCTCAACGTCCAGATGAACAACCGCGAATCGGCCGGCCAGGTGATCTTCCACGCCCACCTGCACCTGATCCCGCGCCGCGCCGGCGACGGCCTGCACCTGTGGCCAAGCCGCCCCTATCCTGATGACGCGGCCAGGGAGGCCGTGGCCCGGGCCGTGCGCGAGGCCCTCACGGCCGCTTCCTAG
- a CDS encoding integration host factor subunit alpha: MNGKTLTKADIVDYIYEKTERNRAEVKVLVDHLLELMKQSIKKDHSLLVSGFGKFESYDKKARKGRNPQTNESIMLPPRKVVVFRLSRKFRAELNPDEVL; encoded by the coding sequence ATGAACGGAAAAACCCTCACCAAGGCCGACATCGTCGATTACATCTATGAAAAGACCGAACGCAACCGGGCCGAGGTCAAGGTCCTGGTGGACCACCTGCTCGAGCTCATGAAGCAGTCGATCAAAAAAGACCATTCGCTGCTGGTCAGCGGGTTCGGCAAGTTCGAATCCTACGACAAGAAGGCGCGCAAGGGCCGCAATCCCCAGACCAACGAATCCATCATGCTGCCGCCGCGCAAGGTGGTGGTGTTTCGGCTCTCGCGCAAGTTCCGGGCCGAGCTCAATCCCGACGAAGTGCTGTAG
- a CDS encoding septal ring lytic transglycosylase RlpA family protein, with translation MTYRLRRAFLRDWLRPLAAVLAVLALWGCAAKAPIPRATGREPATLRPYTIKGVTYTPLRSARGYREEGIASWYGPGFHGHSTSNGEIYDQYQATCAHKLLPMHTMVRVTNLENGRSMTLRVNDRGPFVAGRIIDLSLAGARELGVHGRGTARVRVEVEGDVPGLLPDGELPGPFYVQVGAFTRRENADRLYSRLVAAGYAGSRVHYKEIDGTRFFRVHAGTFPTEAAAEEARIRLGSVFAGAFVLAQ, from the coding sequence ATGACGTACCGCCTGCGCCGCGCGTTTCTTCGGGATTGGCTCCGGCCGTTGGCGGCGGTCCTGGCCGTCCTCGCCCTGTGGGGCTGCGCGGCCAAGGCTCCGATCCCGCGGGCCACGGGTCGCGAGCCGGCCACCCTGCGCCCCTATACGATAAAGGGCGTCACCTACACGCCGCTACGCTCGGCCAGGGGCTACCGCGAGGAGGGCATCGCCTCCTGGTACGGCCCGGGCTTCCACGGCCATTCGACCTCGAACGGCGAAATCTACGACCAGTACCAGGCGACCTGCGCCCACAAGCTCTTGCCCATGCACACCATGGTCCGGGTGACCAACCTGGAGAACGGCCGCTCCATGACGCTTCGGGTCAACGACCGGGGACCCTTCGTGGCCGGCCGCATCATCGACCTGTCCCTGGCCGGAGCCAGGGAACTGGGCGTCCACGGCCGGGGCACGGCCCGGGTGCGGGTGGAAGTGGAAGGGGATGTGCCGGGACTGTTGCCGGATGGGGAACTGCCCGGCCCGTTCTATGTGCAGGTGGGGGCGTTCACCCGGCGGGAAAACGCGGACAGGCTCTATTCCCGGCTGGTGGCCGCCGGCTATGCCGGCTCGCGCGTCCACTACAAGGAAATCGACGGCACCCGGTTCTTCCGGGTCCATGCCGGCACCTTCCCGACCGAGGCCGCCGCCGAGGAGGCCAGGATCCGGCTGGGTTCGGTCTTTGCCGGGGCGTTCGTCCTGGCCCAGTGA